From the Nitrospirota bacterium genome, the window TCCCGAACAATAAGTTCAACACGTATTATCTCTGGATATTCTTTCTTAATCAAAGCAAAAAATTCACTAAAAAGAGACCGTCCGATACCCTTTCCCTGAAACTTGAGATCAATCGCAATTGTCAAATTCCCCAATATGTGATCAAAGACCTTAAGCCTCAGTTGATACGCATGTAATTCTCCCACAATGTCTCCAGAATTTTTATCCAAAGCCACCAACTCAATTCCAGACTCACGACTATGCAACATAAACTCTTCGATATACTCAGCACTAATCTCATCACATTCTCGTACAAGACCACATAAGCTTGCTTATTTTCTTCAGGTCATTGTCCTTCATTGTTTTTTAGCTGTTCGGTTAAGTATTTTTCAGAAATTCCTCAATCACCGGACATAATTCATTTCCCTGTAATCGCTTTTTTCATCTTTTCAGGCAGTCTTTTTGAGCCCTCTCTAAGCGTAAGTCCCGATGCTTTATTCTTTATCTTCATGAGGAAATTAAAAGCTTCATCAGGATTTGCCTTTGCCATCTCTCTTAATCCCCAGCCAATGGCCTTTCTGATAAAAAACTCTTTCTCAGAAACCATCCGCTCTGCGAATTCAAAGAACAGTTTTTTGTCGCCCATATCCTGTCTGAAAAGAAGTATCTGTGAAATCAAGGATGCCCTCCTCATCCAGAAATTTTCAGACTTGCTCCATTTTTTCAAATAATTGAATGCCTTTTTATTTTTCTCAAGAACCGCGCCTACAAGGTGGATTGATATATCATCCACGAGGTCCCATCCCGTGGACTGCATGAGCATTTTCTCAAGCACCGGCATTATTGAAAGATTGAGGCATTCGGGATAGAATTGCAGCATTCTTAGTCCGAGACGCTTTTCGTCATGATATTCCGAATCCCACATCCTTTGTGCAAGTTCCAATATATACTTGCGACTTGCATCACTATTTGATTTTCTGAATTCTTTTGCTATCTTATCGGTAAGCGGCAGTGAGACGCCGAAAAATTTAAACGGGCTTTTCAGATAGCGTTTTTCCTGCACAGCACGTTCACTGTTTGAATATCGTTTTAACTCATCTCTCAGAGCGTAGATTTGTTTTTGAATTTTCGGCATATAAACTAATCCTTCTCCAAAATCAAATCAACCATCATTTTCCTGGGCTGGCAGAAGAGCTTTTTGACCCTCTCGCGGTATTCTTCCGGTGTAACACGCTCCTGATGCGTGCCGATTATGATTTTAATGTTAGGGAACGCCTCCTCTAAGGCTGCCTTATATTTTTCTTTGAACGGACAGAGCGCCTTCATGCAGTATGTGAAATGGATGGCATCAACCCTGAATTCGGTAAGCGCCCTGATACGCTGAAGCAGTTTGTCAGCGCCTGTTAGAGTAGGACAGCCGGGGCAACTGATAATGCCTACTAAATCCAAGGGCTCATCCTTTGGATAATCTGCAAAGGCTCCCCTGCGCTTTCTGAAATCGGCAAGACAGCTTGCAGAGGAGCATCCTAAATCCTGCGTTGCATTAGAGCATGTGAGGATGCCTATTCGTGCCATACGAATCCTCCTTTCATCCGAGCCTTTATTTCAAAAACTCTTTTCTCACAGGCGACCATGCATCTACGGCTTTACAAGGCGAATTGGCCGTAAAGGCCGAATGAACGGCATTTGATGGTATTGCAATAACATCCCCTGCCTTCAGCGCAGTTGTCTTCCCTCCATAGGTAAAAGTTAATTCCCCGTCAAGCACCAGCGTTATCTGTTCAGCTTCATGATGATGTTCAGGAAATACAGTATTCGGCTCCATCTCAAAATAGGTGAGCATTGTTTTTTCCAATCCCACAGCCCACATCTTTGCGCCAGAAACGCTGGGTTTTAATTGTAGATCAGTTTTTCGATATAAGGTTATTTTATTCATAAGACCCCCTTACCCTTTCATTCAAACACAGGCCGCATAAAACTACGCCCATAGCTTATAATGCACCGTGTCTTTTCTGCATAGGCAAATGCAGCCTGACAATCAGTATCCGTTTTAATCCTTTCCCGATATTTCTCATATTCTGTCAGACTCGGAAAACTGAATAAAGCCACTGCTATATTATTCGCGCCCTCATGCGGCAGAAAATAGCCATGATGCTTGCCGCCGAATTTATTTACGAGCGGAATCCACATCCTTGCATACTTCTCAAAGTCTTCACCCTTATATGGATCAATAACATAACGCAAATAACATGTAACCATTATTCCGCCTCCTATGTTTTATTTCTTCAGATATTTCATCTGAATATTTGACTGAATAAGAGACTCAAGTTCTGCTCTTGACGGCAGTGCCTTTTTTATTTCTGTTGAGATGAATGCAACATCATTTGAATTGGCCGCAAGTTCCTTGGCCTTTTTGTCAAAGGCAATCAGATAATTCTTCATGTCCTCAATGTCTTTTTTACTCGAAATAGGCCCATGTCCGGGAATTATTTTCTCCACATCAATTGTCATGATGTAATCGAGCACTTTGACCCAGCTTTCAATATCTCCATCAGCAATATACGGGTGGTAGTTTGTGAATAAAATATCCCCTGCAAACAGTATTTTATTTTCAGGCAGATAGATCATAATGCTTCCCTCTGTGTGCGAAGAACCGGTATAGATAAGTTCTACTTTCTGGCCGCCCAAATCGATTTCCATTCTGTCAGTAAAGGTCAATTCAGGATATACAATCTTCGTGCCTTTCATATCTTTTTCTGCAAGTCCATATACTCTTGAGTTTTTAAGGGTGGCTTCGCTTTCTTTTTTCATTTTCTCTGCGTCTTTTACCTGTGAAATAATTACTGCGCCAAGTTTCTTGAACTCTGAATTGCCGAATGTATGGTCGAGATGGTTGTGAGTATTGATGACATATTTTATCGGCTTCTTCGAAATTGCCCTTATATCCCCGATAAATCGCCTTGCTTCTTTCGCCGATATAAGCGTATCAATCACCACAATACCTTCCCTGCCGATAATTATGCCCGCATTCGCACCGTAGCTGTTTTGAGGGGTGCTGTTTTTCGTATCCACATACGAATAAACGCCATCAGCTATCTTTGTCAGTTTTTCTGCAGCAAATACATTTCCGCATAATACGGCATAAACCATAACAACCAATACTGCCAGCCATTTGATGCCACTGTGCTTTTTCATTTTAATTCCTCCTTTGTATTTGTTTATGCATTATTTCTGACCGCTGTCTGATAGCGAGCCAAAAGTGTTGGATCATCAATTGAACCGTGATGATGAACCTGCAGCCACTGTCCGTCAAATAATTTGAAGATTCTGGTAGTCCTTATTGCCAGTTTGACAATATTGTCACCGATGCGGAATTCACCACGCTCCCTGCCTATAGCATAAAACATTTCTTTTGTCTCATGTATTGTATAGTCATAGAATTCAACATAAACCCTTGCTGGTCCATTAAATATGCGTTCATAAACTGCCTTTATTTCATCCCATCCCTTCTTAATGTCGCCAAGGGGGTTATCCATTGCAATATCCTCGGTTTGTGCCCAGTTTTTGGACATGAGCATAATATCGCGGGTATTGAAGGCGCGGTAAAACTGAACAAGCGAGCAAAAAAGAGATGACGGGTCTTCCTGATTTTCGTTTCCTGTTATCGGTATTTGTATTGGTTGCATTTCAGCGCCTCCTGCACCTTATCTGGCAAGCTTACGGCCAAAGGCCATTGCCCGTTCGCGAAGTTCTCCGTCCTGTTTGATGTCATCGTTATACATGGATGCAAAAGGAACGAGTAGTGAGTCTATTTCGATACCTGCAAATCCGGCAGTTGCCTTGAAGGTCTGTTCCACAAGGCTGAGTCCGGGATTGATGTCGCCTCCTGCTGTTGCGATCAGCCCAAGTTTGAGCTTGCCGAGATTGTGATAGTAGTTTCCTTTTTCCGGATCGAGTTTAATCAGCGAATACATCCTGTCCATAAGCAGTTTCAACTGTGCGCTCGGCCCAAAGAAATAAACAGGAGTTGCGAATACAACAACATCATTATCCGGTATTTTTGCCAGAACAGGCTTCATCTCATCATCCACAGCGCACTCGAATTTATCCGACTTCTGGCATCCCAAACAGGCGATGCAGCCGTTATTCTTACTTTTCAATTGGGCTACATCTATAACCTCAACATCTGCTCCTGCATCCTTTGCTCCCTCAACAAACCATCCTACAACAGTATTGGTATTGCCTTTCTTTCTCGGACTGCCGCTTAAAATCATAATCTTTTTACTCATAACCTATCCTCCAATTCTTTTTAAAAGGACTACATATACTTTTTAATCTCTCCGGTAACGGTCGCCTTTTTACACCATTCAAGGAGATTCTCCCTTTCACCTATATATTGATAGTATGGGACT encodes:
- a CDS encoding GNAT family N-acetyltransferase, with product MLHSRESGIELVALDKNSGDIVGELHAYQLRLKVFDHILGNLTIAIDLKFQGKGIGRSLFSEFFALIKKEYPEIIRVELIVRESNKRAIALYKSFGFQIEGKMNCRIRGTTGQLEADIPMTWFFSKILLQKD
- a CDS encoding DNA alkylation repair protein, which gives rise to MPKIQKQIYALRDELKRYSNSERAVQEKRYLKSPFKFFGVSLPLTDKIAKEFRKSNSDASRKYILELAQRMWDSEYHDEKRLGLRMLQFYPECLNLSIMPVLEKMLMQSTGWDLVDDISIHLVGAVLEKNKKAFNYLKKWSKSENFWMRRASLISQILLFRQDMGDKKLFFEFAERMVSEKEFFIRKAIGWGLREMAKANPDEAFNFLMKIKNKASGLTLREGSKRLPEKMKKAITGK
- a CDS encoding CGGC domain-containing protein, whose translation is MARIGILTCSNATQDLGCSSASCLADFRKRRGAFADYPKDEPLDLVGIISCPGCPTLTGADKLLQRIRALTEFRVDAIHFTYCMKALCPFKEKYKAALEEAFPNIKIIIGTHQERVTPEEYRERVKKLFCQPRKMMVDLILEKD
- a CDS encoding cupin domain-containing protein; the protein is MNKITLYRKTDLQLKPSVSGAKMWAVGLEKTMLTYFEMEPNTVFPEHHHEAEQITLVLDGELTFTYGGKTTALKAGDVIAIPSNAVHSAFTANSPCKAVDAWSPVRKEFLK
- a CDS encoding NIPSNAP family protein gives rise to the protein MVTCYLRYVIDPYKGEDFEKYARMWIPLVNKFGGKHHGYFLPHEGANNIAVALFSFPSLTEYEKYRERIKTDTDCQAAFAYAEKTRCIISYGRSFMRPVFE
- a CDS encoding MBL fold metallo-hydrolase; the protein is MKKHSGIKWLAVLVVMVYAVLCGNVFAAEKLTKIADGVYSYVDTKNSTPQNSYGANAGIIIGREGIVVIDTLISAKEARRFIGDIRAISKKPIKYVINTHNHLDHTFGNSEFKKLGAVIISQVKDAEKMKKESEATLKNSRVYGLAEKDMKGTKIVYPELTFTDRMEIDLGGQKVELIYTGSSHTEGSIMIYLPENKILFAGDILFTNYHPYIADGDIESWVKVLDYIMTIDVEKIIPGHGPISSKKDIEDMKNYLIAFDKKAKELAANSNDVAFISTEIKKALPSRAELESLIQSNIQMKYLKK
- a CDS encoding nuclear transport factor 2 family protein, encoding MQPIQIPITGNENQEDPSSLFCSLVQFYRAFNTRDIMLMSKNWAQTEDIAMDNPLGDIKKGWDEIKAVYERIFNGPARVYVEFYDYTIHETKEMFYAIGRERGEFRIGDNIVKLAIRTTRIFKLFDGQWLQVHHHGSIDDPTLLARYQTAVRNNA
- a CDS encoding flavodoxin family protein codes for the protein MSKKIMILSGSPRKKGNTNTVVGWFVEGAKDAGADVEVIDVAQLKSKNNGCIACLGCQKSDKFECAVDDEMKPVLAKIPDNDVVVFATPVYFFGPSAQLKLLMDRMYSLIKLDPEKGNYYHNLGKLKLGLIATAGGDINPGLSLVEQTFKATAGFAGIEIDSLLVPFASMYNDDIKQDGELRERAMAFGRKLAR